The following nucleotide sequence is from Roseivirga sp. BDSF3-8.
GATATTGCGGAAGCTATTACAGCAGCAAGCGGTAAAAAAGTAACCTATACCTCCCCCAGCCCGGAAGAGTTTAAAAATGAGATGAAAAAGTATGGAGTGCCTGATGAGTATATCGGCATGTTCACGGCGTTTTCTGTAGCCAGAGCGAATGGTGAGTTAGAAGTCAATGACGACTCGCTGGAGAAATTGCTGGGAAGAAAGCCGGTAACTGCCAGAGAATTCATCAGCCGGGTATACGGGTGATATGACCCGGAAGGATTTTATTAAAGTAGCCGGATTAGGCGCTCTATCATTTCCATGTATGTCATCATTAAGTAAACTAGCTGCCCTCACAAGCACTAATAAACCGACTGAGCGTATGCCTGTACTGTTCCTGGGACACGGCTCTCCTTTGAACGGAATCGAGGAAAACGAGTTTGTGCAGGGGTTCAGGACACAAGGGAAGCAGCTAAACAGGCCTGCCGCCATTGTGGTGGTTTCTGCCCACTGGGAAACTAAAGGCACCCGGGTGACGGCTATGAAGAGTCCCCGTACCATCCATGATTTCGGTGGCTTTCCCAGGGAGCTGTATGAAGTCCGGTATCCTGCCCCCGGAAACCCGGCCCTGGCAAAGGAAATCAGCAGGCTGGTAAAGCCGGAACACACGGTGTTGCCTGACGATAAGTGGGGCCTTGATCATGGAAGCTGGACGGTGGTAAAGCATCTTTATCCTGACGCGGATGTGCCGGTCATACAGCTTAGCCTGGATTACAGTTTAAGCCCGCGCCAGCACTATGCCCTGGCCCGCCAGCTTAAGTCTCTCCGGGACAAGGGCGTGTTGATCATAGGCAGTGGCAACCTCGTGCATAATCTGGACATGGTGGAGTGGCGCAGACTGAACGAGCCTTATGCCTACGACTGGGCTATTGAAGCTAATGAGAAGATAAAAGGGTACGTGTTAGATGGTGATCACGATAGCCTGATCAACTTTAATAAACAGGGCAAAGCCTTTGACCTGGCTATACCAACCCCGGAGCATTACCTGCCTGTCCTTTACTCATTGGCATTAAAAGATACAAATGAGGAGGTCATGCTGTTTAATGACCAGCCTCTGGGCGGTTCGCTAAGCATGACCAGCCTGAAGATAGGTTAAACGGATGTTCTAATAAAATATGTAGCGGCTCAGGAATATTTTCCGGGCCGCTATTTTTTTACCTGGTAAACAAACCGCCTTTCTCTACATACTAATCAAACCCAACTGTGCCGGACCGGTTAAGTAGGGAGCAAATACACAAACCTATTTTTATGGCAGAAGAAAATGCAGGTGCCCAGGGGGTACAGGACGCTACTAAGGGGGCCTTCCAGTGGTGGAAGGAAAAATCAACCATACAGCCGGGAGACAGCTTTGGGCAAAAAGTACTGAAAGTTATTTATAAAATAGGAGGTGTACTGGCTATGATTATATTCAGCCCTCTCCTGTTACTGGCATTTCTCATTGCATTTTTGGTTGCCCTATGATAAAAAGAACTCTCCTGCACTACGGCTTTCTCATTCCAGCCCTTCTGTTTCTCATTCACCAGCTTCTACAGAGAGTGCTGGGCATCGCGCTACCCTTTGCAGACGCTTACCTGGACCCATTTTGCATGGGCGCCCTGGCGCCTTACCTGCTTATTACGGAAAGAACGTATCTTTTTGGGGAAGGCAAGCTTCTGTGGCTTGACCTGTCATTGTTGTACGTCACCCTGGTGGCAGTTAGTGAGATAATTTTCCCTTTTCTCTCCGACCGGTTTTATACCGACTGGTGGGACGCCCTCGCTATCCTGCTTGGTATCATATGGTACCGTATTACGGCTGGTAAATTCATCGACCATACAGGAACCTGATTTCTTCATATTCCCCTACCTTGCAGAGAAATCACAGCATAAAAAAACGCAAGTATATGGCAGATGGTCAGCAGTTAAAAGATATAAAACCTGGAATACGGGTAATGGTGGTGCAAAAGCCGCACCAGCGAACAGGACAGTTAACGGAGGGTATTGTAGAAAAAACCCTCACCAAAAGCGGTTTTCACCCCCATGGCATAAAGGTACGCCTGCAGTCAGGCATCGTAGGGCGGGTAAAGGAGATTCTGGACTAGAGACGGGCATCGTAGCCTGAGCGGAAACCGGATAAGCCAGACGGGCATCCTATTACCTTATGCAATATTCAGGCGTTACGCAGAATCTATTTCCACTATCATCACTCTCCACCTTGACCCCATAACCGTCAAATTAATAATGTAAGTATCTAAAAACAACACATTAGCCATTCCCCTAAAGGTCTGTAAGGGGACGGTTTAAAAA
It contains:
- the ygiD gene encoding 4,5-DOPA dioxygenase extradiol, which gives rise to MSSLSKLAALTSTNKPTERMPVLFLGHGSPLNGIEENEFVQGFRTQGKQLNRPAAIVVVSAHWETKGTRVTAMKSPRTIHDFGGFPRELYEVRYPAPGNPALAKEISRLVKPEHTVLPDDKWGLDHGSWTVVKHLYPDADVPVIQLSLDYSLSPRQHYALARQLKSLRDKGVLIIGSGNLVHNLDMVEWRRLNEPYAYDWAIEANEKIKGYVLDGDHDSLINFNKQGKAFDLAIPTPEHYLPVLYSLALKDTNEEVMLFNDQPLGGSLSMTSLKIG
- a CDS encoding YwbE family protein is translated as MADGQQLKDIKPGIRVMVVQKPHQRTGQLTEGIVEKTLTKSGFHPHGIKVRLQSGIVGRVKEILD